In Magnetovibrio sp., the following proteins share a genomic window:
- the cobN gene encoding cobaltochelatase subunit CobN: MHLLAAQPGSVQDGSEAVDLGQTPGDIVVITAADTEISALAMARRAAADGAIDFPSLRLANMLHLGHNMSVDLYVEEVVRHAKLVVVRVLGGRGYWPYGVDEVAAACRAAGIAVAFLPGDDQPDAELSGFSSLGQEDAHRLWQYLVLGGPDNARGFVECAAALIGYPCDYIEPRPVLPAGLYWPGLGGVALSDIKYPRWREGLAVTPVIFYRALFLSGNLAVIDDLVDALQFAGLNPLPIYVASLKDPVSQATVTDLLERAHDAEILPLGCVLNTTGFAASSPGAVRAETPFDAFDLPILQVILSGGNQVAWAENTWGLGPRDIAMNVALPEIDGRIISRAVSFKDLSERDPDTQCDLVGYQPVADRLEFVADLAQRWSWLRTQENWSKRVAIVLANYPNRDARLGNGVGLDTPAGIVNTLHAMKVAGFEVEDIPEDGNALIERLKAGPTNSHKPDTIATAEVTLSLDAYQDFFATLPESVRRRVNEQWGEPEADPFMRSDQHFAISVFLCGEVAIGLQPARGYNIDPEKTYHDPDLVPPHGYLAFYAWLREEFDADAIVHFGKHGNLEWLPGKAVALSAECFPEIALGPLPHLYPFIVNDPGEGTQAKRRAGAVIVDHLTPPLTRAESYGPLRDLEQLVDEYFEASGTDPRRTKVLKRDILELCHVTGLAQDAGMDEGAGEDVRLAQLDAYLCELKEMQIRDGLHIFGTSPSGDLLHALLVALVRVSRGTEPKDASLIRALADDLCLGFDPLDCDMAAAWAGPKPEILQAVQDVWRSAGDTVERLEALALALVKGETRVHTDWSRTAMVMAELENRIRPAVEACGAAEIQGIVRGLEGRFVEPGPSGAPTRGRPDVLPTGRNFYSVDTRAVPTPAAWTLGWKSAGILLDAHLQAHGEWPKTMALTAWGTSNMRTGGDDIAQALALMGVRPTWDAASRRVTGFEVLPADILGRPRIDVTLRISGFFRDAFPGLIDLFDSAVRAVSKLDEDAAQNPLAARVRSESAELIASGVDALEAERRAGFRVFGSMPGAYGAGLQALMDEKGWETEADLAKAYVAWGGYAYGSGAEGEARHGLFETRLKSIEAVVQNQDNREHDLLDSDDYYQFEGGITAAVRVLSGSQPATWHVDHSRPEIPKARTLDDEIGRVVRARVVNPKWIDGVMRHGYKGAFEMAATVDYLVSFAATARCVKDHHFDAVFQAYLDDQRVRDFLRDNNPDALKDMIERLIEAQDRGLWNPRLNSTRAMLEEMLSA, translated from the coding sequence ATGCATCTGCTCGCCGCCCAACCGGGAAGCGTCCAGGACGGATCGGAAGCCGTCGATCTCGGCCAGACGCCCGGCGACATCGTCGTCATCACCGCTGCAGACACCGAAATTTCCGCCCTGGCGATGGCGCGCCGCGCCGCCGCCGATGGCGCGATCGATTTTCCGTCGCTGCGTTTGGCGAACATGCTGCACCTCGGCCACAACATGTCGGTGGATTTGTATGTGGAAGAGGTCGTGCGCCACGCCAAGCTGGTGGTGGTGCGGGTATTGGGCGGTCGCGGCTATTGGCCTTACGGCGTCGACGAAGTCGCGGCGGCGTGTCGCGCGGCGGGTATTGCGGTGGCGTTTTTGCCCGGCGACGATCAACCCGACGCGGAACTCAGCGGTTTTTCGTCCCTCGGTCAGGAAGACGCTCACCGCTTGTGGCAATACCTGGTGCTCGGCGGGCCGGACAACGCGCGCGGTTTCGTCGAATGCGCCGCTGCGCTGATCGGCTATCCGTGCGACTATATCGAACCCCGCCCGGTGCTGCCCGCGGGCCTCTATTGGCCTGGCCTGGGCGGCGTCGCGCTGTCGGACATCAAGTATCCGCGCTGGCGTGAAGGCTTGGCGGTGACGCCGGTGATTTTTTACCGTGCCCTTTTTCTCAGCGGCAATCTCGCCGTGATCGACGATTTGGTCGATGCGCTGCAATTCGCCGGGCTCAACCCATTGCCGATTTACGTTGCCTCGCTGAAGGACCCGGTCAGCCAAGCCACCGTCACAGACCTGTTGGAACGCGCTCATGATGCGGAGATCTTGCCGCTCGGTTGCGTGCTCAACACCACCGGTTTCGCCGCGTCCAGCCCCGGCGCGGTGCGCGCCGAGACGCCGTTCGACGCTTTTGACCTGCCGATTTTGCAGGTGATCTTGTCGGGCGGAAATCAGGTGGCGTGGGCTGAAAACACCTGGGGCCTGGGGCCGCGCGACATCGCCATGAACGTGGCGCTGCCGGAAATCGATGGCCGCATCATCAGCCGCGCGGTGTCGTTCAAGGATCTGTCGGAACGCGACCCCGACACCCAGTGCGATCTGGTCGGTTACCAGCCGGTCGCCGACCGTCTCGAATTCGTCGCCGACTTGGCGCAACGCTGGTCGTGGCTGCGCACCCAGGAAAACTGGTCCAAGCGCGTCGCCATCGTGCTGGCGAACTATCCCAACCGCGACGCCCGTCTGGGCAACGGCGTGGGGCTCGACACTCCGGCGGGTATCGTCAATACATTGCATGCAATGAAAGTCGCCGGGTTCGAGGTCGAAGACATCCCCGAAGACGGCAACGCGCTGATCGAACGCCTCAAGGCCGGGCCGACCAACAGCCACAAGCCCGATACCATCGCCACCGCCGAGGTGACCTTGAGCCTGGATGCCTACCAGGACTTTTTCGCCACCTTGCCGGAATCCGTGCGCCGCCGGGTCAACGAGCAATGGGGTGAGCCGGAGGCTGACCCGTTTATGCGCAGCGACCAGCACTTCGCCATTTCGGTGTTTCTGTGCGGCGAAGTGGCCATCGGCTTGCAGCCCGCGCGCGGCTACAACATCGATCCCGAAAAAACTTATCACGATCCCGATCTGGTTCCGCCGCATGGCTATCTGGCGTTTTACGCCTGGCTGCGCGAAGAATTCGACGCCGATGCGATCGTGCATTTCGGCAAGCACGGCAATCTCGAATGGTTGCCGGGCAAAGCCGTGGCGCTGAGCGCCGAATGCTTCCCCGAAATCGCCTTGGGGCCGTTGCCGCACCTTTACCCCTTTATCGTCAACGATCCCGGTGAAGGCACCCAGGCCAAGCGCCGCGCCGGTGCGGTGATTGTCGATCATCTGACCCCACCGTTGACCCGCGCCGAAAGCTATGGCCCGTTGCGCGACTTGGAACAGTTGGTGGATGAATATTTCGAAGCCTCCGGTACCGATCCGCGCCGTACCAAAGTCCTCAAGCGCGACATTTTGGAGCTGTGCCACGTCACCGGACTGGCACAGGACGCGGGCATGGACGAAGGCGCGGGCGAAGACGTGCGCCTGGCGCAACTGGACGCGTATTTGTGCGAGCTCAAGGAAATGCAGATCCGTGACGGCCTGCATATTTTCGGTACGTCGCCCAGCGGTGATTTGCTGCATGCGTTGCTGGTCGCGCTGGTGCGGGTGTCGCGCGGCACCGAGCCCAAGGACGCCTCGTTGATCCGCGCCTTGGCGGATGATTTGTGTCTCGGTTTCGATCCGCTCGATTGTGACATGGCCGCCGCGTGGGCCGGACCCAAGCCTGAAATATTGCAAGCGGTGCAAGATGTCTGGCGCAGTGCGGGCGACACGGTCGAACGGCTTGAGGCGCTGGCGCTGGCGCTGGTCAAAGGCGAAACGCGCGTGCATACGGACTGGAGCCGCACGGCGATGGTGATGGCGGAGCTTGAAAACCGCATCCGCCCCGCCGTCGAAGCCTGCGGCGCGGCGGAAATCCAAGGCATCGTGCGCGGTTTGGAAGGGCGCTTCGTCGAACCCGGCCCATCCGGCGCGCCGACCCGCGGCCGCCCGGACGTGCTGCCCACCGGGCGCAATTTCTACAGCGTCGACACCCGCGCCGTGCCCACCCCTGCGGCGTGGACCCTGGGCTGGAAATCGGCGGGCATTTTGCTGGACGCACACTTGCAAGCCCACGGTGAATGGCCGAAAACCATGGCTTTGACCGCGTGGGGTACGTCGAACATGCGCACCGGCGGCGACGACATCGCCCAGGCCCTGGCGTTGATGGGCGTGCGCCCGACCTGGGACGCGGCCAGCCGCCGGGTCACGGGGTTCGAGGTTCTGCCCGCCGACATCCTGGGCCGCCCGCGCATCGACGTGACGCTGCGCATTTCGGGTTTTTTCCGCGATGCATTTCCCGGCCTGATCGACCTGTTCGACAGCGCCGTGCGCGCGGTCTCGAAACTCGACGAAGACGCCGCGCAAAATCCGCTGGCCGCGCGGGTCAGGTCTGAAAGCGCGGAACTCATAGCAAGCGGTGTAGATGCACTTGAGGCTGAGCGCCGCGCCGGATTTCGCGTTTTCGGCTCCATGCCCGGGGCTTATGGCGCGGGCCTGCAGGCGTTGATGGACGAAAAGGGCTGGGAGACCGAGGCCGATCTGGCCAAGGCATACGTGGCCTGGGGTGGTTACGCCTATGGGTCCGGGGCCGAGGGCGAAGCCCGCCACGGTCTGTTCGAAACGCGCCTCAAATCCATCGAAGCGGTGGTGCAAAACCAAGACAACCGCGAACACGATCTGCTCGACAGCGATGACTACTACCAGTTCGAAGGCGGCATCACGGCGGCGGTACGGGTGCTTTCGGGTAGCCAGCCCGCCACCTGGCATGTCGATCACTCGCGCCCGGAAATCCCCAAAGCCCGCACCCTGGACGACGAAATCGGCCGGGTGGTGCGGGCGCGCGTGGTCAATCCCAAATGGATCGACGGCGTGATGCGGCACGGCTACAAGGGCGCGTTCGAAATGGCCGCGACGGTCGACTATCTGGTGTCGTTCGCCGCCACGGCCAGATGTGTCAAAGACCACCACTTCGACGCGGTGTTCCAGGCATATCTGGACGATCAGCGGGTGCGGGACTTTTTGCGCGACAACAATCCCGACGCCCTCAAAGACATGATCGAACGCCTGATCGAGGCCCAAGACCGCGGGCTGTGGAATCCGCGCCTCAATTCAACGCGGGCGATGTTGGAAGAAATGTTGAGCGCTTAA
- a CDS encoding succinylglutamate desuccinylase/aspartoacylase family protein: MAAPYVINGVSIQPGERRTVDVPVSVLSNHTPMNMSVHVVHGKKPGPVLFVSAAVHGDEIIGVEIVRRLLNAAAIRRLKGTILCVPIVNAFGFINHNRYLPDRRDLNRSFPGSAKGSLAGQLAHLFMNEVVRHADVGIDLHSAAQHRINLPQIRVSGEGNRTLELANAFGAPVILESDYREGSLRMAAHDINVDVLVYEAGEALRFDEFAVRVGVKGILRVMKTLGMIGPKSVTDTKTKSHFATSSHWIRAPRGGMLRAFRTIGDSVQVGDIIGIVSDPIGDKERELVVGTGGVIIGRTNLPVINQGDALFHIAHVRRDGAVEKFVNQAEKEFEVDPLFDEDEIL; encoded by the coding sequence ATGGCGGCGCCTTATGTCATCAACGGCGTTTCCATCCAACCCGGTGAACGGCGCACCGTCGACGTCCCCGTCAGCGTGTTGTCCAACCACACGCCCATGAATATGTCGGTGCATGTGGTGCACGGCAAAAAGCCCGGGCCGGTCTTGTTCGTGTCCGCCGCGGTTCATGGCGACGAAATCATCGGCGTCGAGATCGTAAGGCGGTTGTTGAACGCCGCCGCCATCCGCCGCCTCAAGGGCACCATCTTGTGCGTGCCCATCGTCAACGCCTTCGGCTTCATCAACCATAACCGCTATCTGCCCGACCGCCGCGATTTGAACCGCAGCTTTCCCGGTTCGGCCAAAGGCTCGTTGGCGGGCCAACTGGCGCACCTGTTTATGAATGAAGTGGTGCGTCACGCCGACGTCGGCATCGACCTGCATTCCGCCGCCCAGCATCGCATCAACCTGCCGCAAATCCGCGTTTCGGGCGAAGGCAACCGCACCTTGGAACTGGCCAACGCGTTCGGCGCGCCGGTAATCTTGGAATCCGATTACCGCGAAGGTTCGCTGCGCATGGCGGCGCACGACATCAACGTCGACGTGCTGGTCTACGAGGCCGGCGAGGCCCTGCGCTTCGACGAATTCGCCGTGCGCGTCGGGGTCAAAGGCATTTTGCGGGTGATGAAGACGCTCGGCATGATCGGCCCCAAAAGCGTCACCGACACCAAGACCAAGTCGCACTTCGCCACCTCCAGCCATTGGATCCGCGCACCGCGCGGCGGCATGCTCAGGGCCTTTCGCACCATCGGCGATTCGGTCCAGGTGGGCGACATCATCGGCATCGTGTCCGACCCCATCGGCGACAAAGAACGCGAATTGGTGGTCGGCACCGGCGGCGTGATCATCGGCCGCACCAACCTGCCGGTGATCAATCAAGGCGACGCGCTGTTTCACATCGCCCACGTGCGACGCGACGGCGCGGTGGAAAAATTCGTCAACCAGGCGGAAAAAGAATTCGAAGTCGATCCGCTGTTCGACGAAGACGAAATTCTTTAA
- the rimK gene encoding 30S ribosomal protein S6--L-glutamate ligase, producing MKIIMLARNPELYTHQRLVDAARERGHEINVYDTLRCYMNITSHRPELRYGGEKITGYDAVIPRIGASITFYGTAVLRQLEMMGVYPLNESVAIGRSRDKLRSMQLLARDGIGLPVTAFAHDTKMTDEVIDIAGGTPVVIKLLEGTQGIGVVLAETPRSAKSVIEAFRGAKVNILVQEFIKEAGSTDIRALVVGGKVVAAMQRSGAGDDFRSNLHRGGSAEKIKITAEERSTALRAAKSMGLNVCGVDMLRSNHGPVVMEVNSSPGLEGVETATNVDVAGKIIEFLEKNAKPGKTKTKGKG from the coding sequence ATGAAAATCATCATGTTGGCCAGAAATCCGGAGCTGTATACGCACCAACGCTTGGTCGACGCGGCCCGCGAGCGCGGCCACGAAATCAACGTCTATGACACGTTGCGATGCTACATGAACATCACCTCGCACCGTCCCGAATTGCGCTATGGCGGGGAAAAAATAACGGGCTACGATGCCGTGATTCCGCGCATCGGCGCGTCGATCACGTTTTACGGCACCGCCGTATTGCGCCAATTGGAAATGATGGGCGTTTATCCGCTAAACGAATCCGTGGCCATCGGGCGTTCGCGCGACAAGCTGCGTTCCATGCAGCTGCTGGCGCGCGACGGCATCGGCCTGCCCGTCACTGCGTTCGCCCACGACACCAAAATGACCGATGAGGTCATCGATATCGCCGGCGGCACCCCGGTGGTGATCAAGTTGCTCGAAGGCACCCAGGGCATTGGCGTGGTATTGGCGGAAACACCGCGATCCGCCAAATCCGTGATCGAAGCCTTTCGCGGCGCCAAGGTGAACATCTTGGTTCAGGAATTCATCAAGGAAGCAGGGTCCACCGACATCCGCGCCTTGGTGGTGGGCGGCAAGGTGGTTGCGGCCATGCAGCGCTCGGGCGCGGGCGATGACTTCCGCTCCAATCTGCATCGCGGCGGCAGCGCCGAAAAAATCAAGATCACCGCCGAGGAGCGCTCCACCGCGCTGCGTGCGGCGAAATCCATGGGTTTGAATGTCTGCGGTGTCGACATGCTGCGCTCCAACCACGGTCCGGTGGTGATGGAGGTCAACTCTTCGCCTGGACTTGAGGGCGTCGAAACCGCCACCAACGTCGATGTCGCCGGCAAGATCATCGAGTTCTTGGAAAAGAACGCCAAACCCGGCAAGACCAAAACCAAGGGCAAAGGCTGA
- a CDS encoding ATP-dependent zinc protease, with translation MTEKPIRTPKTTAKPVIGWREWVSLPQLGIERIKAKVDTGARTSALHAWAIEPYECDNELWVRFQLHPIQRNNRTVVSCTARVIDRRAVRNTGGKQEMRYVITTGVTLGNVSWPIEVTLTNRDKMGFRLLLGRTAVKNRFLINAGRSYLSGRKSAG, from the coding sequence GTGACTGAAAAACCGATACGCACGCCCAAAACCACCGCCAAACCCGTCATCGGTTGGCGGGAATGGGTTTCCCTGCCTCAGCTCGGCATCGAACGCATCAAGGCCAAAGTCGACACCGGGGCGCGCACTTCGGCATTGCATGCGTGGGCCATTGAGCCTTATGAATGCGACAATGAACTTTGGGTGCGATTTCAGCTGCATCCCATTCAACGCAACAACCGCACCGTCGTGTCGTGTACTGCTCGCGTGATCGATCGCCGGGCGGTGCGCAACACCGGCGGTAAACAAGAAATGCGCTACGTCATCACCACCGGCGTCACGCTCGGCAATGTCAGCTGGCCGATCGAGGTGACGCTGACGAACCGTGATAAGATGGGGTTCCGTCTGCTTTTGGGCCGCACCGCGGTGAAAAACAGATTTCTCATCAACGCAGGCCGCTCCTACTTGTCGGGACGCAAGTCGGCTGGTTAA
- a CDS encoding HAMP domain-containing sensor histidine kinase, which translates to MDSARILLAGGGAETENALRAAFEGDGIDIDLVHASDADDALTALVSQKFQMCIVRAISDKPQFALLVCEGAKEAGVRIPIIVLMDIASRTFEKEFLDAGALAAMPWDGSQDAMLRNFVRLTVILRQSEENLRKTNDRLVQEMLTIQDERERAESMSVQYVELAENYAIAKEALEKLNQEKNKFFSIIAHDLRSPFTSLLGFTALLEQRAEQLTPEKVKDYAVTINDSATRVFKLLENLLEWSRLQMDRVEVEPRDFPLGDIAGKTIDVLGPVAEQKGLVLQEEGTASHVFADPHMVDAVIRNLVNNAIKFTPSGGTITIRYSSTPDKAARVDIIDTGVGMEPATAEKIFNLSENVTTQGTNGEKGTGLGLLLCKELVERNGGTISIASAPGEGSTFSFTLPLGPSQDVAAKKAVNI; encoded by the coding sequence ATGGATTCAGCAAGAATCCTTTTGGCGGGCGGCGGTGCGGAAACCGAAAATGCGTTGCGGGCGGCCTTCGAAGGCGACGGCATCGATATCGACCTCGTCCATGCCAGCGATGCCGATGACGCGCTTACCGCCCTGGTCAGCCAGAAATTCCAAATGTGCATCGTGCGCGCCATCTCCGACAAGCCTCAATTTGCCTTGTTGGTGTGCGAAGGCGCAAAAGAAGCCGGCGTGCGCATACCGATTATCGTGTTGATGGACATTGCCAGCCGGACTTTTGAAAAAGAATTCCTCGATGCTGGCGCACTGGCCGCCATGCCGTGGGACGGCAGCCAAGACGCGATGCTGCGCAATTTCGTTCGCCTGACGGTGATTTTGCGCCAGTCGGAAGAAAATCTGCGCAAAACCAACGACCGCTTGGTCCAGGAAATGCTCACCATTCAAGACGAACGCGAACGCGCCGAAAGCATGAGCGTGCAGTACGTCGAGCTGGCGGAAAACTACGCCATAGCCAAAGAAGCGCTGGAAAAACTGAACCAAGAAAAGAACAAATTCTTTTCCATCATCGCCCACGATCTACGCAGCCCATTCACCTCGCTGTTGGGCTTCACCGCGCTGCTGGAGCAACGCGCGGAACAGTTAACGCCGGAAAAAGTCAAAGATTACGCCGTCACCATCAACGATAGCGCGACCCGTGTGTTCAAGTTACTGGAAAACCTGTTGGAATGGTCGCGTCTGCAAATGGACCGCGTCGAGGTCGAGCCACGTGACTTCCCGCTCGGCGATATCGCAGGCAAGACCATTGACGTTCTCGGCCCCGTGGCCGAGCAAAAGGGCCTGGTGCTGCAAGAAGAGGGTACTGCGTCCCATGTTTTTGCCGACCCTCACATGGTCGACGCGGTGATCCGCAACTTGGTCAACAACGCCATCAAATTCACCCCCAGCGGCGGAACCATCACCATTCGCTACTCATCCACGCCTGATAAGGCTGCCCGCGTCGATATCATCGATACAGGTGTCGGCATGGAGCCCGCGACCGCCGAGAAAATTTTCAACCTCTCGGAAAACGTCACCACCCAAGGCACCAATGGCGAAAAAGGCACCGGCCTCGGCCTGTTGTTGTGCAAGGAACTGGTGGAACGCAACGGCGGCACAATCTCTATCGCCAGCGCCCCCGGCGAAGGATCGACCTTCAGCTTCACCTTACCCCTGGGCCCCTCCCAAGACGTCGCGGCAAAGAAAGCCGTGAACATCTAA
- the cobO gene encoding cob(I)yrinic acid a,c-diamide adenosyltransferase: protein MSGSDDAERHKSKMEKKKAARDKIMAAKTETRGLVIVHTGKGKGKSTAAWGMALRMLGYGRRVGIVQFVKGKWDTGERTVFEKFGDQCVIEAHGEGFSWESQDLERDKAAAMRAWDAATKMMADETISLVIMDEINIALRYGQLDAAMVVDALKNKREDLHVVLTGRNALDEVIDTADLVTEMTLVKHPFRSGIKAQQGIEF from the coding sequence ATGTCCGGTAGTGATGACGCAGAGCGCCACAAATCAAAAATGGAAAAAAAGAAGGCCGCCCGCGATAAAATCATGGCGGCCAAGACTGAAACGCGCGGGTTGGTGATCGTGCACACCGGCAAGGGCAAGGGTAAATCCACCGCTGCGTGGGGCATGGCGTTGCGCATGTTGGGCTATGGCCGGCGCGTCGGCATCGTGCAGTTCGTCAAAGGTAAGTGGGACACCGGCGAGCGTACGGTGTTCGAAAAATTCGGCGATCAATGCGTGATCGAAGCCCACGGCGAAGGCTTCAGCTGGGAAAGTCAGGATTTGGAACGGGACAAGGCCGCCGCCATGCGCGCGTGGGACGCCGCGACGAAAATGATGGCCGATGAAACCATCTCGCTGGTGATCATGGACGAAATCAACATTGCGCTGCGTTACGGACAATTGGACGCGGCGATGGTGGTGGATGCGTTGAAAAACAAGCGCGAAGACCTGCATGTGGTGCTGACCGGGCGCAACGCGCTGGACGAAGTCATCGACACGGCCGATCTGGTGACCGAGATGACGCTGGTCAAACACCCGTTCCGATCCGGCATCAAAGCGCAGCAAGGCATCGAATTTTAA
- a CDS encoding lipid-binding SYLF domain-containing protein: MALVLVAGLAACATKPMSDEERANQIVQAAQMTVEKFKASGDQPMDEYRALLPQAQGIVIFPGVIKGGFVFAAEGGSGVLLAKDASGRWGYPAFYLMASGSIGLQVGAQVGDVILLVFSQDAVAAIIESQGKLGADLGLIVGTVGAGVEASTTGNVGADVLAFTQGIGMFAGGSLEASALIRRNDLNEAFYGQAIGPADIVLKGNAQNSAADSLRAALDAQ, translated from the coding sequence ATGGCATTGGTACTGGTAGCGGGGTTGGCTGCATGCGCCACAAAGCCCATGTCGGATGAGGAACGCGCCAACCAAATCGTGCAAGCCGCGCAAATGACGGTGGAGAAATTCAAGGCATCCGGCGACCAGCCGATGGACGAATATCGTGCGCTGCTGCCCCAGGCCCAGGGTATCGTCATCTTTCCGGGTGTCATCAAAGGCGGTTTCGTGTTCGCCGCCGAAGGAGGCAGCGGCGTTTTGTTGGCCAAGGACGCCAGCGGGCGGTGGGGTTATCCGGCGTTTTATCTGATGGCGTCGGGCAGCATCGGGCTGCAAGTCGGCGCGCAGGTGGGTGACGTGATCTTGTTGGTGTTCAGCCAAGACGCGGTCGCGGCGATCATCGAAAGTCAGGGCAAACTGGGTGCGGATCTCGGTCTGATCGTCGGCACCGTCGGCGCGGGCGTCGAAGCCTCGACCACCGGTAATGTCGGCGCGGACGTGTTGGCCTTTACGCAAGGCATCGGCATGTTCGCGGGCGGCTCGCTGGAAGCCAGCGCGCTGATCCGGCGCAACGATCTCAACGAGGCTTTTTACGGCCAAGCCATTGGGCCCGCCGACATCGTGTTGAAAGGCAATGCGCAAAATTCTGCGGCCGACAGTCTGCGGGCGGCGCTCGATGCCCAATAA